The following proteins are co-located in the Micromonospora coriariae genome:
- a CDS encoding MarR family winged helix-turn-helix transcriptional regulator, whose protein sequence is MTGATDTRDRPDPLDEDLGWMLGIVFRGYVRAAEHALTDFPGGPRGYQVLTAAINGPARNQGAIAEELGIDRTVLTYLIDDLERPGFVARRADPADRRSRLVDVTDTGRAAWEQRRRALRQVESHLLGALAPAESATLRALLQRVACSAQAVDPLRDLCEVVAQVRSDPASPGPNRSGAAPEPGRRAPATRARRRGTA, encoded by the coding sequence ATGACGGGTGCCACTGACACGCGGGACCGGCCCGATCCGCTCGACGAGGACCTGGGCTGGATGCTCGGGATCGTCTTCCGTGGCTACGTCCGGGCGGCCGAGCACGCGCTCACCGACTTCCCCGGCGGGCCGCGCGGCTACCAGGTGCTCACCGCCGCGATCAACGGACCGGCCCGGAACCAGGGTGCGATCGCCGAGGAGCTCGGCATCGACCGCACCGTGCTCACCTACCTGATCGACGACCTGGAACGCCCCGGGTTCGTGGCCCGCCGGGCGGACCCGGCCGACCGGCGCAGCCGGCTGGTGGACGTCACCGACACCGGCCGCGCGGCGTGGGAGCAGCGGCGGCGGGCGCTGCGGCAGGTCGAGTCGCACCTGCTGGGGGCGCTCGCGCCGGCCGAGTCCGCGACGCTGCGGGCCCTGCTCCAGCGGGTCGCCTGCTCGGCCCAGGCGGTCGACCCGCTGCGCGACCTCTGCGAGGTGGTCGCGCAGGTGCGGTCTGACCCGGCCAGCCCTGGCCCGAACCGGTCGGGGGCAGCGCCGGAGCCGGGCCGGCGGGCGCCCGCCACCCGAGCCCGTCGCCGCGGCACCGCCTGA
- a CDS encoding GNAT family N-acetyltransferase, which yields MIAAVSSKISFGEKPTLTGDLVVLRPVCVADASALAAAALDPDVDRLTGTHSRFSLEALERWYSSRAEHDDRLDLAIVERATGETVGEVVLTELDVHNSSCSFRIALFGRRFFGRGLGTEASRMILGHAFETVGVHRIELEVYAFNPRARRVYEKIGFVHEGTKRDALCWDGEWIDAHTMALLGDEWVTHRGHVRPAQ from the coding sequence ATGATCGCTGCCGTGTCTTCCAAGATTTCTTTCGGTGAGAAGCCCACGCTCACCGGTGACCTCGTGGTTCTGCGTCCGGTCTGCGTGGCCGACGCGTCGGCGTTGGCTGCGGCGGCGCTCGATCCGGACGTGGATCGGCTGACCGGCACCCACAGCAGGTTCAGTCTTGAGGCGTTGGAACGCTGGTATTCCTCCCGGGCCGAACACGACGACCGGTTGGATCTGGCGATCGTCGAACGAGCCACCGGCGAAACCGTCGGTGAGGTGGTCTTGACAGAGCTTGACGTCCACAACAGTTCCTGCTCGTTTCGGATTGCCCTGTTCGGGCGCCGGTTCTTCGGCCGAGGGTTGGGCACCGAGGCGAGCAGGATGATCTTGGGTCACGCCTTCGAAACCGTCGGTGTGCACCGGATCGAGTTGGAGGTCTACGCGTTCAATCCGCGGGCCCGGCGCGTCTACGAGAAGATTGGCTTCGTCCACGAGGGAACCAAACGGGATGCGCTGTGCTGGGACGGGGAGTGGATCGATGCGCACACCATGGCCCTGCTGGGCGATGAGTGGGTCACGCATCGGGGCCACGTTCGCCCCGCGCAGTGA
- a CDS encoding CehA/McbA family metallohydrolase domain-containing protein, whose product MRDKQPEEVERAQLTRRKLVKYAGVGATLAAASPLVGGGAAWADEERRPGDDRNDRGDSKTRAWRAGDHHVHSEYSGEFDTTKSPVVFHKGADAVYPIVTNAIMAKNFGLTWAMCTDHGGPTHSKVNIEQAYPDLLRSRKLVPEVLQFWGMEFDAPSLDHHTLMIPRHDDEAKQLFELESRFAKYDAFPTDPGRDTEAKMVEFLKVARGMPHKPLVIAHHASRSAPGLGVYGQDTPREFRNGNNAAPDIYIGFEGAPGHQAGPLNGGARGGYGNHPTYGGFDQMTARVGGLWDSLLGEGRRWWITATSDSHVHWTRGGSDFWPGEYSKTYVHARQDYGDIMDGLRNGRIWVTTGDLIRSLDVTAKSQGKTAEVGETITVSRRNRTDVEIEIKFRPLNGENANGDRPEVRRVDLIVGQITGPSANLDADTNPTTKVVARFGPRDWRRQGADYVIRHTLRDVEADTYARVRGTSTDEAEPLADGLESPWDDLWFYSNPVFVHVR is encoded by the coding sequence GTGAGGGACAAGCAACCCGAAGAGGTCGAGCGCGCGCAGCTGACGCGGCGCAAGCTGGTCAAGTACGCGGGCGTCGGCGCGACACTGGCCGCGGCCAGCCCGCTGGTGGGCGGCGGCGCGGCCTGGGCCGACGAGGAGCGCCGGCCCGGCGACGACAGGAACGACCGGGGTGACTCGAAGACCCGGGCGTGGCGCGCCGGTGACCACCACGTCCACTCGGAGTACAGCGGCGAATTCGACACCACGAAGTCGCCGGTGGTCTTCCACAAGGGCGCGGACGCGGTCTACCCGATCGTCACCAACGCCATAATGGCCAAGAACTTCGGCCTGACCTGGGCGATGTGCACCGACCACGGTGGACCGACCCACTCGAAGGTGAACATCGAGCAGGCGTACCCCGACCTGCTGCGCTCGCGCAAGCTGGTCCCCGAGGTGCTCCAGTTCTGGGGCATGGAGTTCGACGCGCCCTCGCTGGATCACCACACGCTGATGATCCCGCGCCACGACGACGAGGCGAAGCAGCTGTTCGAGCTGGAGAGCCGCTTCGCCAAGTACGACGCGTTCCCCACCGACCCGGGCCGGGACACCGAGGCCAAGATGGTGGAGTTCCTCAAGGTCGCCCGGGGCATGCCGCACAAGCCGCTGGTGATCGCCCACCACGCGTCCCGCTCGGCGCCGGGGCTCGGCGTCTACGGCCAGGACACCCCGCGCGAGTTCCGCAACGGCAACAACGCCGCACCGGACATCTACATCGGCTTCGAGGGCGCGCCCGGACACCAGGCGGGTCCGCTCAACGGTGGCGCGCGGGGCGGGTACGGCAACCACCCCACCTACGGCGGCTTCGACCAGATGACCGCGCGGGTCGGCGGGCTGTGGGACTCGCTGCTCGGCGAGGGTCGGCGCTGGTGGATCACCGCGACCTCGGACTCGCACGTGCACTGGACTCGCGGTGGCTCGGACTTCTGGCCGGGCGAGTACAGCAAGACCTACGTGCACGCCCGCCAGGACTACGGCGACATCATGGACGGCCTGCGCAACGGCCGGATCTGGGTCACCACCGGCGATCTGATCCGCAGCCTCGACGTCACCGCCAAGTCCCAGGGCAAGACCGCCGAGGTGGGCGAGACGATCACGGTGAGCCGTCGCAACCGCACCGACGTCGAGATCGAGATCAAGTTCCGTCCTCTGAACGGCGAGAACGCCAACGGTGACCGGCCCGAGGTCCGTCGGGTCGACCTGATCGTCGGCCAGATCACCGGTCCGAGCGCGAACCTCGACGCCGACACCAACCCCACCACCAAGGTGGTGGCCCGTTTCGGCCCCCGTGACTGGCGCCGGCAGGGTGCGGATTACGTCATCCGGCACACCCTGCGCGACGTCGAGGCCGACACCTACGCGCGGGTCCGGGGCACCAGCACCGACGAGGCCGAGCCGCTCGCCGACGGGCTGGAGAGCCCGTGGGACGACCTGTGGTTCTACTCGAACCCGGTGTTCGTGCACGTGCGCTGA